One genomic window of Panicum hallii strain FIL2 chromosome 6, PHallii_v3.1, whole genome shotgun sequence includes the following:
- the LOC112897890 gene encoding uncharacterized protein LOC112897890 → MGSTAAAAASALPASAGSGENLVVILDYGSQYTHLITRRVRQLGVLSLCVSGTAPLAALEGLRPRAIVLSGGPHSVHAKGAPTFPEGFLDFADGAGAHVLGVCYGMQLLVQSLGGAVEPGERQEYGKMDLEVTAPSSALYGEAGTEKRQTVWMSHGDEVVRLPEGFEVVARSVQGAVAAIENREKRFYGFQYHPEVTHSPQGMETLRRFLFDVCGIRADWKMQDVLDEEIKTIQSMVGTDEHVICALSGGVDSTVAATLVHKAIGDRLHCVFVDNGLLRYKERERVMSTFESDLHLPVTCVDASEQFLSKLKGVEDPEQKRKIIGREFIAVFDDFAHKLEQKIGKRPEYLVQGTLYPDVIESCPPPGSGRTHSHTIKSHHNVGGLPKDMKLKLIEPLKLLFKDEVRKLGSILNVPDSFLKRHPFPGPGLAVRVLGDVTQGNALDTLRQVDEIFVQAIKDAGLYDKIWQAFAVFLPVQTVGVQGDQRTHSNAVVLRAITSEDGMTADWYYFGHEFLVDVVNKICNNVRGINRVCQDITSKPPATVEWE, encoded by the exons atgggctccacagccgccgccgccgcctccgccctccCGGCCTCCGCCGGCTCCGGAGAGAATCTGGTCGTCATCCTCGACTACGGCTCGCAGTACACCCACCTCATCACCCGCCGCGTCCGCCAGCTGGGCGTCCTCTCCCTCTGCGTCTCCGGCacggcgccgctcgccgccctcGAGGGCCTGCGCCCGCGCGCCATCGTCCTTTCCGGCGGGCCCCACTCCGTCCACGCCAAAGGGGCGCCCACCTTTCCCGAGGGATTCCTGGACTTCGCCGATGGCGCGGGCGCCCACGTGCTCGGCGTCTGCTACGGGATGCAGCTGCTCGTGCAGTCCCTCGGCGGCGCCGTCGAGCCCGGGGAGCGGCAGGAGTACGGGAAGATGGACCTCGAGGTGACGGCGCCGTCCTCTGCGCTGTACGGGGAGGCGGGGACCGAAAAGCGCCAGACGGTGTGGATGAGCCACGGCGATGAGGTGGTCAGGCTGCCGGAGGGGTTCGAGGTGGTTGCGCGCAGCGTCCAGGGCGCCGTCGCAGCCATCGAGAACCGGGAGAAGCGCTTTTATGGGTTCCAGTATCACCCCGAG GTTACACATTCACCCCAAGGAATGGAAACACTCCGTCGCTTCCTCTTTGATGTTTGTGGGATCAGAGCTGATTGGAAGATGCAAGATGTGCTGGATGAAGAAATCAAGACCATCCAAAGCATGGTTGGCACTGATGAGCATGTTATCTGTGCATTGTCAGGTGGAGTTGATTCAACTGTTGCTGCCACCCTTGTTCACAAGGCAATAGGAGATAGGCTTCATTGTGTTTTTGTTGACAATGGTCTATTAAG GTACAAGGAGAGAGAACGAGTAATGTCAACCTTTGAAAGTGATTTGCACCTGCCAGTTACATGTGTTGATGCCTCAGAGCAATTTCTCAGCAAGTTAAAGGGTGTTGAAGAcccagagcagaaaagaaagaTTATTGGCAGGGAGTTCATAGCTGTTTTTGATGATTTTGCTCACAAGCTGGAACAGAAGATAGGGAAAAGGCCTGAATATTTAGTTCAAGGGACATTGTACCCTGATGTAATTGAATCATGCCCACCTCCTGGGAGTGGAAGGACACATTCCCATACCATCAAAAGCCATCACAATGTTGGTGGCCTTCCAAAAGATATGAAGTTAAAACTCATTGAACCACTCAAGCTCCTATTCAAAGATGAG GTGCGGAAGTTGGGGAGTATTTTGAATGTCCCAGATTCATTTTTAAAGCGTCACCCATTTCCTGGGCCTGGTCTTGCTGTACGTGTCCTAGGTGATGTTACACAAGGCAATGCCTTGGACACCCTTCGTCAG GTGGATGAGATATTTGTTCAGGCTATTAAAGATGCTGGCCTCTATGATAAAATTTGGCAAGCTTTTGCTGTGTTCTTGCCGGTACAAACAGTTGGGGTTCAGGGTGACCAGCGAACCCACTCCAATGCTGTTGTCTTAAGGGCAATCACCAGTGAGGATGGCATGACTGCAGATTG GTACTATTTTGGCCATGAATTCCTAGTAGATGTGGTCAACAAGATCTGCAACAACGTCCGTGGCATCAACCGTGTCTGCCAGGACATCACATCAAAGCCACCTGCGACAGTTGAGTGGGAATAG
- the LOC112898164 gene encoding subtilisin-like protease SBT5.3: MARRRPLLLVAAVVLLCAAEWHVVQAYKKSYIVYLGAHAYGRDASPKEHARATESHHELLGSVLDSKEMAQDSIFYSYTKNINGFAAHVEEDVANQIAEHPDVVTVMESKMLKLHTTRSWDFMDLERDGQILPESIWKHAKFGQDVIIANLDSGVWPESTSFTDDDMGEVPQRWKGSCLDTVKYAVPCNKKLIGAKYFNKDMLLSNPAVVDANWTRDTEGHGTHTLSTAGGSFVPRASLFGYANGTAKGGAPRARVAAYKVCWSGECATADVLAGFEAAIHDGADVISVSFGQDAPLADVQSLFHEAVTLGSLHAATQGISVICSAGNSGPYDDTVVNAAPWVITVAASTVDRDFPNVLTLGNSAHMKGMSLESTTLHSSTLYPMVDARHAGQANTSPFAASECGMGTLDPAKVKGKIVVCMRGGDVPRVNKGMAVLNAGGAGMILANDRMDGDDIVADPHVLPATMITYSEAVALHNYMTSTNNPVANISPSKTEVGVKNSPSIARFSSRGPSGMLPSVMKPDIAAPGVDILAAFTEYVSPTELASDKRRSEYAILSGTSMSCPHISGVIGLLKAARPEWSPAAMRSAIMTTARTQDNTGAPMRDHDGKEANAFAYGAGNVHPNRAVDPGLVYDAAPEDYFTFLCSMGFSTADMKRLSAGKFACPAKAPPMEDLNYPSIVVPSLRGSQTVVRRLKNVGRPAKYLASWRAPIGVGMEVKPTVLEFSKIGEEKTFNVTVMSQKDKVGIGYVFGKLVWTDGTHYVRSPVAVNALA, encoded by the exons ATGGCGAGGAGGAGGCCGCTGCTCTTGGTCGCCGCCGTCGTGCTCCTGTGCGCCGCCGAGTGGCATGTCGTGCAAGCATACAAGAAG TCCTACATCGTGTATCTTGGAGCACATGCCTATGGTCGTGATGCGTCACCGAAGGAGCATGCCCGCGCAACCGAGTCTCACCATGAGCTCCTGGGATCAGTTCTTGACAG CAAGGAGATGGCGCAAGACTCGATCTTCTACTCCTACACGAAGAACATCAATGGCTTCGCGGCGCACGTCGAGGAGGACGTTGCAAACCAAATTGCAG AGCACCCTGACGTGGTGACGGTGATGGAGAGCAAGATGCTGAAGCTGCACACGACGCGGTCGTGGGACTTCATGGACCTGGAGCGAGACGGCCAGATCCTTCCCGAATCCATCTGGAAGCACGCCAAGTTCGGGCAGGACGTGATCATCGCCAACCTCGACAGCG GCGTGTGGCCAGAGTCCACCAGCTTCACCGACGACGACATGGGCGAGGTGCCCCAGCGGTGGAAGGGCTCCTGCCTGGACACCGTCAAGTACGCCGTGCCCTGCAACAA GAAGCTGATCGGCGCCAAGTACTTCAACAAGGACATGCTACTCAGCAACCCGGCGGTGGTGGACGCCAACTGGACGCGCGACACCGAGGGCCACGGCACGCACACGCTCTCCACCGCCGGGGGCAGCTTCGTGCCGCGCGCCAGCCTCTTCGGCTACGCCAACGGCACCGCCAAGGGCGGCGCGCCGCGCGCCCGCGTCGCGGCGTACAAGGTCTGCTGGTCCGGCGAGTGCGCCACCGCCGACGTCCTCGCGGGCTTCGAGGCCGCCATCCACGACGGCGCCGACGTCATCTCCGTCTCCTTCGGCCAGGACGCGCCCCTCGCCGACGTGCAGTCCCTCTTCCACGAGGCCGTCACCCTCGGCTCCCTCCACGCCGCCACCCAGGGCATCTCCGTCATCTGCTCCGCCGGCAACTCGGGGCCCTACGACGACACCGTCGTCAACGCCGCGCCGTGGGTCATCACCGTCGCCGCCAGCACCGTCGACAGGGACTTCCCCAACGTCCTCACCCTCGGCAACAGCGCGCACATGAAGGGGATGAGCTTGGAGTCCACCACGCTGCACTCCAGCACGCTCTACCCGATGGTCGACGCCAGGCACGCCGGGCAAGCCAACACCAGCCCCTTCGCCGCCTCCGAGTGTGGAATGGGCACGCTGGACCCCGCCAAGGTGAAGGGCAAGATCGTCGTGTGCATGCGCGGCGGCGACGTCCCGCGCGTCAACAAGGGCATGGCCGTGCTCAACGCCGGCGGGGCCGGGATGATCCTTGCCAACGACAGGATGGACGGCGACGACATCGTCGCCGACCCGCACGTGCTCCCGGCCACCATGATCACCTACAGCGAGGCCGTCGCGCTGCACAACTACATGACGTCGACAAACAACCCCGTGGCGAACATCTCGCCGTCCAAGACGGAGGTCGGCGTGAAGAACTCGCCGTCCATAGCTCGTTTCTCCTCCCGCGGGCCCAGCGGGATGCTGCCGTCCGTAATGAAGCCGGACATCGCCGCGCCGGGGGTCGACATCCTGGCCGCGTTCACCGAGTACGTCAGCCCGACGGAGCTCGCCTCCGACAAACGGCGGTCGGAGTACGCGATCCTGTCCGGCACGTCCATGTCGTGCCCGCACATCTCCGGCGTCATCGGCCTCCTCAAGGCGGCGCGCCCGGAGTGGAGCCCCGCCGCGATGCGTTCCGCGATCATGACCACCGCGCGCACCCAGGACAACACCGGAGCGCCGATGCGCGACCACGACGGCAAGGAGGCGAACGCGTTCGCCTACGGCGCCGGCAACGTGCACCCGAACCGCGCCGTCGACCCGGGCCTCGTGTACGACGCCGCGCCCGAAGACTACTTCACCTTCCTCTGCTCCATGGGGTTCAGCACGGCGGACATGAAGCGGCTGAGCGCCGGCAAGTTCGCCTGCCCGGCCAAGGCGCCGCCGATGGAGGACCTCAACTACCCGTCCATCGTGGTGCCGTCGCTGCGGGGCTCGCAGACGGTGGTGCGGCGGCTGAAGAACGTGGGCCGGCCGGCCAAGTACCTCGCGTCGTGGCGCGCACCGATCGGGGTCGGCATGGAGGTGAAGCCGACGGTGTTGGAGTTCAGCAAGATCGGCGAGGAGAAGACGTTCAACGTGACGGTGATGTCGCAGAAGGACAAGGTCGGGATAGGCTACGTGTTCGGGAAGCTCGTCTGGACGGACGGGACCCACTATGTCAGAAGTCCCGTCGCGGTCAACGCCTTGGCGTGA